The segment AAGAGCTAAGGGGAACCATGTCACAGCCCTCCCTGCAGAGGTGTGATGGGGAGCAGCCCTCTGCCACCTGAGCCACCTCTGCCCAGGAGGCCCTGGGGGCCCGATCCGGGATGGCCAAACACTCACCGCCAGGTCCCAGCAGCACAAGGAAGAGGTGCAGCAGAGTGGGGAGTAGGGATTGCATCATCATGGTGGAagaactgctgaaaaagcagggaaaaggcTTCGCTCAGGACCGACACGTTGTGAGGTAGCACCGCTCCTTCTTCCCCTCACTTGGCAGCCCCCTGAGaacacctccctccccaccaccacgGCCCCCAGCTCAGCCCGGCTGAGAGATCCCCAGCAGCTCTAGGAGGACAGCGATTTTGCAGCCCCGGAGCCTGCCCAGACTTCTCCAAGACCATCTTTCCCTCATAACTTACCGCCACGCAGAGCTACCGCCCACTGAGCGATCCCTCCCCGCGCTCACCCACACAGGACTACAAGACTCAGCATCCACCGCGCCGCCCCCGCGCCGCCCCCGCTCCCCCCGCCAATGGCAACACGGCGCGGTGCACGCCGGGAGTTGTAGTCCCCGCCGCCCTCCCCTCAGGAGGGGCAGTGACGTGGGGCCATCCCGCTCTTTAGGATGAACTGAGGCAGTGATGTCGCGGAGAAAGCGCTTACCTCCTTCCAGCGCCACGGCCCCGTCCCGCAGCAGCCGCCgctctctgcttttcagcttctcacGTGAGGCGGCCGCCTTCCAACTCCCCGCCCAGcgccttcctccctccttgcGCCGGCGCGGCCGCCCTCGGCGGCCATTTTGGGTGCGGCAGAGCGGGCGGGGTGGTGCCCGGCGGGTCTGTAAGGAGGGGGAGCTGCCAGCGGCGGGAGGGCTCTCGGCTTTGGTTGTTCATGTTGCGTTTAACGCGGCGCAAGTCACCGCgcagggctggagaagggaTGGTTTGTCCCGCCCAAGAGGGAGGGGTAGCGCCTAGGCAATGCTGAGGGGAGACATCTTCGGCCAAAGGGCGAAGTCCGGGCCGCGTTCTCTGCCCGGGCTCTGAGCGCTGCTGGGGTTGGAGCCCGCGCTGATCTTGGCCTCGGCATCCGTGGCCCCCTCAGAGGCAGCGAGGAGCAGTGCGGGGCTCAGCGTGGCGGGGGTGGGTCCCGCCATCGAGGAGAGACGTGAGGAAGGTGAATGCAATCCTGTCCAGCCATGGCGGggtctgctcctgcctgtgtgCTGGGCATAGACCTGGGCACGACGTCGGTGAAGGCAGCGCTGTTggaagggacagagagagggCAGGTGgtggcagggagctgctccagggagACACAGGCATACACCAGTAGCCTGGAAGCTGGACCACAGGTAAGGGGGAGCAGATAGCACTGCAGACACCCAAAGGGTACCCTTCTTGCCATGAAGCAGCTGGTTTGTTCTGGCACATTGTGAAGCCTTGAGTGGCTTTCTTGGATTGTTTTTGTGCCTAGGTTGACAAATGGCTGCTGCAAATAGAACTAAAATGCTCTCTGCTGTTCAAGAAGGTCAAGTACAGCTGTTTTAAGAAAGAGTCAGGTTCTGGGAAGTTGCTTAAGACAACTAAAACTGATCTCCCATGAATCATCACCTCGTCTTCGGTGCTGCCAGTCAGGAAACAGCATCCACTTGCCAACTGGAAGGGCATTTTGCATGCTAATGTGAGCTGGAATTACAACTGGAAATTCCCTGTGGAAATCACCAGGAAACATGTTCTCCTGTTAAAGATCTTTACATCCATTGGGTTGGTCAGGCTGAAAAAGGAAGAGTCAGAATCATAAAAAACAAGTATGGACATTTCTTCTAGCCTGATATTGTCATGAGTTCAGGTGGTAATTTCTGAGTGAAGATACCAAACAGGCCAGCTCCCCATTATGCATCATGTTTATGCAGCCAAAAGTATGTATGTGCAGATGAGTTTACATCTATATGTAGACATACTTGAATACTTTTGCTTATAATCTTCATACTGGTCTGTCACAAAGGAATCTGGATCTTCAGAAGTGTGAAAGCTGGAATGCAGCTGCTTTTGTGGCACCATTTGCTCAGTATGCCAAGTAGATCAGTTTGCTGGTAAGGTCTAGGAATAGAGTATCTAAAAACCAAGTATTAATGtcaaaatattccaaaattGGAAGGAAGTAGCTATAGAGGGGCTTTAGGAAGGCCTAAGGAAGACAACACCCAAATAAACCtttctctgaggaaaaagagCAACAATGTATAAGGTGAACTAATGAAAACATATAATGGAGTGttaatggattttttaatgtatatttgAGCATAACTCAGGCAATTAAGGATTATTTGGCCTTCAGTTTAAGAGGCTGTTCTCTCTCAACTTTCTagtcttgtttttttaatttttgtggttttgtggtggtttttacttttttttttttttttttttttaatttagtgaaTGTTATTCTAATACATGCTATTAAGCTAAATGAATGCTGTTCTTCACTTCAGACCAGAGGAGCCTTGTTTAATAAATACAATGCCTGAATTCTAATGGTTTCATGCTCAGAATAATGCTTTATGATTACAGGGAATGGAGCAGAATGTCCGAAGAATAATAAAAGCATTGAATGAATGCCTTGCTGCTCtacctcagcagcagcttcaaaGAGTCACTCACATTGGCATTTCAGGACAAATGCATGGGattgtgttttggaaaaaagataaaggtAATATTAATTATTTGGCATTCCTGTTCAGAGTGTGAAACTTGCACTTTGGTCTTCAGAATTAAGAGAAGATGATCTGTGGGAGTTTTGCTTTAATTACAGGAATTTCAGCTGCTGACTGTAGATGACTGTGTTATTTACACAGAGTAGTTGAAGGCTTCAGTCTTGTGAGATCCCTGCAGAGTCAGCACAGTTATTAATATGAAGGAGGAATAACATATTTGTGGCTTGCTAATTGTCCATCTTGTGCTATCTACTGACAGTTGAAAGAACTTCTGATTCATGTGAATGACTTCTTTTGGAGGGAGGGGAATACTGTTCACCACATCAAACAATAGCTGTTGCCCAGTATTTGAAACCTTTCTAATGGTTCTGTGGCAGCAGTGTTAGTTGTTCTGTGTATACCTTGAAAAATTAACTGTGCTTGATCTTTAAGTTAGAATCTGCATAGCATAGCTCTCCAGCAGTGAATATTTCTGTGCTATTTAGAAATGCTGTTGAAAGTGCTGCTTGAAAGTTCAATAAACaatgttttcagtctttttttttttccccccttctcaaCTCTcaaggtgttttgtttgtttttttttcccagcaagtCTTAGATTGTTGCTTATGCTTCAATGAGTAGGAGCTGAAAGAATGATTATAGTCACGATTCTGAATGCTCAGCTGCTTGAGGAATGAAGGGCCAAGACCTCAGGAACAAAACCAACTGCAGTGAGGTAGCCACATGGGGTTTGATTGTGCAAATACTCAAACAGCATTTGTGACAGGGAGGATGTGTGGAATATTCAGGCCTTGGCTCGCCAGCCATGTCAGATAGGGATGGATTAATTTCTTGGCTGACATCCTACCAAAGTCTAAGGCTTTCAGAATGCAGTTCCatgtcttctttctctttgctttatgATGGGCACATCTAAACAATTATATCACTCTTATAATACTGGGAGCTACACAGATTAAGCAAAGATTTATTGTAAACCACAGAACAGATTTCCCAAAAGTGCTGGTCACTGCCTGTCACAAGTTGTCAGGGTCTTAATTGCTTTTAGAGACTCTGCTGTTCATTACTGGCTGTAATTTTATGTTAAATACTAAACTGattagaaagaagaaatccaGAGGCTGATGGACTGAAGGAGCCATTGCTTGCTTTCCAGCTGTCCCAAGGGCTACATAACAGAGCCTCATGGGTTCATGGCAGACACAGATTCTTATGTCATACtggttaatattttatttcctaaagcCATGTgccacttctgtttcttttctgtcaagGGAAAGAGGGTGTTTGCTCTCACTTGTTTTGAGTACACTAAGTGAAACCATGCACTTTGGGacacaaaatgcattttcaatGGAATCCTTTGGGGTAAGATTTATGGTTAACAATATTTcttaaaatccatttaaaacTAGAGAGGCAAACCAGTTGGAAATTCAGTTCAAACTGACTTGATGGAGCAGAGAATTAAGGGAACAAGAAAAACTGTGTTTGCTTTACATGTTTCATGTAGTACTTCCCAGCTTTCAGGGCTACTTGTTACTGTGGGAGTGTAACTTCAGAttcctgtccccagcccagaAAAGACTTTTAGCCATGTTTGTGCTGGCCAGTTCAGCAGCTGGGGATCTTCTCTGACCTGTAGGACGAGTGACAAAGCACAGCTTGAAACTGCTCCCATCCCTAGCCCAAACCCAAAAAGCTGCTTCAGTTACAGAGCCAGCTGGAGGGGGCGTGTGTCTGTCCCCACAGTGTGCCAGACATCAcctgggagagcagcagtggTCAGAGGTGTGCTGTGACAGCAGAGTGTGCTAACAGACATCCCATGGCAgtgcttgctctgctgctggacaGGACCTTTGCAGAAGTGTTCGTGGTGAGCATGTCAGGGCAGGAAGAAGCCTTTTGGATTGGAGCTGtgaaggctctgagcagctctgagaagCTGCCATAATTTAACCCAGGCCTTTGTGTGAAGGGATGTGAAGGTTTCATCAGAGGTGTAGTGTTCTGTGTTCAGAAGGAACATGCTGGGCTGGTAAAATGGATTCAAACTCTATTCTACCCTTTGTGAAGCTTTGTTATGGACTACAGCTGCTCTGTAGTACTTTGCAGTCCATTGTTCTATACACACAGATCCAGATTTCCTATTGCTTTGGCTCAGAAAATGATGGAACTACAAGCTATCCATCACAGACAGTTCCTTACTAATCCAGCATTCTCCAGGTTGTGGCAGATCCCAGTTAAGGTTTGTATGGGAGACCTGTCAAGCTGTCAGATCAGCTCATTAACTCCCATAGCagaactgtggggttttttgttgctgttgatCACCTGTTATTTAAGTTGTATAATAAATATCCCAAGGTGCAACTTGCTTGTCTCTTTGGGCAAGAAGAAAGCCCTTCAGTGCCATTTTCTGTTCTAGCAAAGGCTGCCTAGCATTAGGATGACATCTAGGGCTGGAAAGTGTGACTAATTAATTTGATTACAATGACTCCTGGCACCATGTCTGCTCTTTTTCCAATATATTTGACAAATTACTCAAAAGTGTCCAGAAATGAAGATTGCCAGGCAGAATATGCTGCAGGGAGTCACTGAACTTCTTGGATACTGTGTGTTTCAGGGTGCAAGTGGACAGAGGGTGGGACAGGCCCCACCTTTGAGCCAGAGGAAGTCAGTCACCTCATTACTTGGCAGGATGGCCGCTGCAGCCCcaccttcctctcttctcttcctctgccacAGTCACATATCAGCTTGGCTACAGGATTTGGGTGTGCCACAGCCTTCTGGTATTTAAAGAAGAGGTACTGGGAGCTGTTTCACCTGCAGTTTCTCATCTTGAATTTATGTGACAATTAGTATTCCTGTGACATGTTAATGCCACTACTGGCTGCAGTTCTCTGTAATCATCATAAAGCAGTCAAAGAATAGAGAAAATGGCAGCATTCAGTACATGCAACCAAGCACACAAGAGTCTTTGACCTCATAAAAACACTGCTGGGAtcttttatgaaaagaaaagcttctgacCATATATTAACTGATGCCTTGAAGTGTCACAGAACAATTCTAGCCATTCTACTGCTCAGAGGAGTTCTGCTGATGCAATTGAACACTGCAGTTTTGCTTTGTGCAGATTGTGAAAAGTACAAACATGCCTAAAACAGCAAGAGAGTTGCTTTGCCCAGTTCCCGCCAGCTGCTAAAACAAACAGTCCCTAAATTAATTtgcattccttccttccttagACACAGAGATCCCTATGAGGTGTTACAAATTCTCTGCTTTGTTGTGGCATGTTGCAGAGGATACAATTTTTCACTTAGGCATCAGCACCacttgcttttcagtttcatcTCTTGTATGCTCTGCTTCTCAAAGAGCCAGTGTCTGAGTCCAGGTCcaataaatggggaaaaatgtattagattggggttttttccagcatGTGTTCTGCAAATATAGGGAGCATGGCATGTGTAATTCCTGACTCCAGCTGCTTCAGTTTgctcctgctttttttgtgcCATTAAGTACATTTCcatttatgtttttgtttttaaaatgttttatttaaaagtccAGATTTTCTGAAGTCTTACGATGCAGCTGGCACTATCCATGACTATGTGGTTGCTATGTTGTGTGACCTGAAGAAGCCACTCATGTCTGTCCAGAATGCTGCCAGCTGGGGATATTTTAATTGCACAAACAAGAGCTGGAATACTGACATGTAAGTGCTAAGGTCATTCAGAAGGGTTTGTGCATTTCAGTTTGATAAAAAGGGATTGAAAGTTACTCCTAATCAAGTAGGGTAGCCTGTAGTGAAGAAATATtgagttttctctgttttgtaaGATACAAATCTTTAAATTACATAAATTCTGGCAcagtatttttagaaataccTGAGACAGgagacagcagagctgagagatTTGTCCATGGGGCCAAGTATACCAAACTGTTCTCTTTAGTTATTTAAGCTGAGCTCCTTTGCCAGCTGCTAAGACTCACTGGAAGTCTTACAGaaaatttgtttatttatttacctattTATTTCAATGATTTGTTCTTTCAGGGCTGAGTGCTAAGGCCTTGTATGTTTCAGGGCTTAGGTTAGGCCAGGACTCCAAGATGAAAAGATCTACTCATGAAGGTATGAAAGAGTGACAGAAACTTGTGTATGGCCTCCCAAACTTTCACTGCTCTGGGGGTTTTGCTGTAGCAATGTAGAATATCTTGCAGTTTGATTATGTAAGGAGTTTGTTGGACTTGACTTTGTGATTTGGTTTTGAACCACTAACTGCATGAAAGCTTCAAAGACACTTAgaagttgcatttttttgctgcttttgggaTTGTGCCTTCACCCTGGAACTGTTTGTCTGTTTGACATCAGCAAGTTAAACTTGCTGAATGTGTACTGCTGGGTACTTTCAAGTAACCAGGTTATATATACAGGAAAGCTATTTATTCTTCTAGACTATTCTAGTTAACCCACCCCCTTTAAATGGAATGCTGCTTCTGTGCAACACAAAGCTTTCAGAATAGGTGAAAGCATCCATAAATCCAGCAGCCACAAATGAATGGCCAGGTTCACTTCCAAGTGGTCTCTGTAATCATGCCACACATTCCcatgctgctttcctgcagtTATATTATTCTGATTGCAGATTGGAAAAATCTGGCTTTCCTGTTCACTTGCTTCCAGAGGTGGGAGACCCTGGCAGTATTGCAGGCACGACAGTCTGTGCATGGCATGGAATTCCCAAAGGAGCAAAAGTAGGAGTTGCTCTGGGAGATTTCCAATGCTCTGTTTATTCCTGTCTGACTGAGAAGACTGATGCAGGTAAGATCATCTTGGTATCTTCCTCAGTTTTCACTGTCCTCCTTCAGGGATAGCCTGGtaaaatgctgatttatttttttttcttctgttttttaattatttcttttgtgttctAGTTCTTAACATCAGTACCTCTGCTCAGCTGACTATCTCAATGCCCCTGGGTTTCCAGCCTCCAGAGACACCAGATACTTCCTCAGCTGTTACTTATTTTCCCTACTTCAGTGGTGACTACCTGGCAGTGGCAGCATCCCTGAACGGAGGCAATGTCCTGGCAGCATTTGTGGACATGGTGGCACAGTGGACAGAAGAGCTAGGTAAGCTATTTCAACAATAATTAAAGCTTAAAACTCAGATTGTTCAGTGAGGTAAGAGGAAGCTAAGGCAAAGGAACAAGCCTAGAACTGTTTTATTATGCCATATAAGGAACAAGGATGCAGCTCCTGGGTCATGCTTCCTAGATCTCTGGAATTTCCTGCAGGAGCTTATGAACACGCTGGGACAGTCAGGCTTGGACTCCATATTCACAATGCCTCAAGGTTTTTGTTTCAAGaacacaagaaaattatttttttacaagttgtttttcaaaaggaaaggtCAGCAAGTTTGAGAACAGTATCTACCATTGTATGACTGCAGTCTGAAGGACTCCCTTGATTAGATCAGTTGccttttgctctgtgttttgtaGCACTCTAATGGATTTTAAGACTCAAACTCATCCAATTTTTTCAAGACTCAAACTCATGCAATATCTTCTAAGTGTTTAAAATATGGTCTTCAGGGTtgggcttttgggttttttttaatagtctcTTGGGTTTTGTAATATGGAAATAAGCTCTAAAATTGTTCATTCAGTCAGCACTCGAAGAGAACTTTCCATTCAGGTGCAATCCAGCCATTGGGGCCTTTAAAATACTTAGTGTAGTGTAACTTAGCACAGTATAGGCAAAGAGAAATAGTTGTATTATcaggaaaagcagtttctgtAATCAGAAAAAGATTGCTAAACAGGCACTAGGTACAATTGGATGGGGAAGCTGTGGTTCATAATCCTGGGAAAACAACTACCTTTGGGACAGGGGAAAGATGTACAGTATTTTGCTGAACAGGGGGATCAGCTCCATTTGAAGCCTCCACACCCCTCGGCAGTAACACAGTGTTTCCCATCTGCTTCTCAGGGCTTCAGGTTCAGGAATCTGCCATCTATACAAAGATAATCAGTGCAGCCTTGGCTCAGAACGACAGCAAACTCTCGGTCCACCCAACCGTATTTGGAGAGAGACACAGTCCTGAGCAGCTGGCGTCGGTGACCAATATTGCTGTCTCTGACCTCTCCCTGGGGCACATCACAAGGGCTCTGTGCCGCGGCGTTGTTGAGAACCTCTGCTCCATGCTCCCTGTGCCGCGGCTGCAGGAATCGGGAATCAGGAGAGTCCTGGGGAGCGGCAGCGCCCTCGCCAGGAACCAGGTGCTGCGCCAGGAGGTGGAAAGGGTTTTCCCATTCCCTGTCGTTTATGGGAAGGATGTCGATGCTGCTGTGGGGGCTGCCATGGTGATGgtccacagaaaataaagtcGTTGTTTGCAATGGCCTGGGACAAAacctcttgggttttttctttttttttgtaaaaattatttcctggcTGTGCAGCGTTTCCTTtcacttctttaattttttctgggGTTGTATTCACCAGGCCATCTCACTCATTAcagtgggggggaaaaaaaaaaagagagaaaagcttgCATTTAATGTCTTCTGCACATTTCATTGCTCTCTCATTCCCATTTGTGAAATGAGGAGTAATTATCAGATTAAATTTGACTGAGTGACTAAGGAAAGATCCATTAACATTCTGCATAAAATGATATTTCATGTGAGGCTCATTTTCCTGGTAGGAAATCTGTTTAGAAGGACCAGGAGACATGAGTAGCTGTCTGTAACTTAGCCTGTTGCTTTCATTAGGTACTTCTTGTCAATAAGCTGTCTCACAATATTCATATGTATAGGCAGCAGACAGGGATGTCAGCCTTGTCTGGGGAGTTGGGTGGCTCTTGGACAGA is part of the Calypte anna isolate BGI_N300 chromosome 19, bCalAnn1_v1.p, whole genome shotgun sequence genome and harbors:
- the SHPK gene encoding sedoheptulokinase isoform X1, translated to MQSCPAMAGSAPACVLGIDLGTTSVKAALLEGTERGQVVAGSCSRETQAYTSSLEAGPQGMEQNVRRIIKALNECLAALPQQQLQRVTHIGISGQMHGIVFWKKDKGCKWTEGGTGPTFEPEEVSHLITWQDGRCSPTFLSSLPLPQSHISLATGFGCATAFWYLKKSPDFLKSYDAAGTIHDYVVAMLCDLKKPLMSVQNAASWGYFNCTNKSWNTDILEKSGFPVHLLPEVGDPGSIAGTTVCAWHGIPKGAKVGVALGDFQCSVYSCLTEKTDAVLNISTSAQLTISMPLGFQPPETPDTSSAVTYFPYFSGDYLAVAASLNGGNVLAAFVDMVAQWTEELGLQVQESAIYTKIISAALAQNDSKLSVHPTVFGERHSPEQLASVTNIAVSDLSLGHITRALCRGVVENLCSMLPVPRLQESGIRRVLGSGSALARNQVLRQEVERVFPFPVVYGKDVDAAVGAAMVMVHRK
- the SHPK gene encoding sedoheptulokinase isoform X2 gives rise to the protein MEQNVRRIIKALNECLAALPQQQLQRVTHIGISGQMHGIVFWKKDKGCKWTEGGTGPTFEPEEVSHLITWQDGRCSPTFLSSLPLPQSHISLATGFGCATAFWYLKKSPDFLKSYDAAGTIHDYVVAMLCDLKKPLMSVQNAASWGYFNCTNKSWNTDILEKSGFPVHLLPEVGDPGSIAGTTVCAWHGIPKGAKVGVALGDFQCSVYSCLTEKTDAVLNISTSAQLTISMPLGFQPPETPDTSSAVTYFPYFSGDYLAVAASLNGGNVLAAFVDMVAQWTEELGLQVQESAIYTKIISAALAQNDSKLSVHPTVFGERHSPEQLASVTNIAVSDLSLGHITRALCRGVVENLCSMLPVPRLQESGIRRVLGSGSALARNQVLRQEVERVFPFPVVYGKDVDAAVGAAMVMVHRK